The genomic segment ACCTTTGTCTTTTATGGCTGCTGCTGAATACATTAACTGGCGCGCAGCTTCAACTTCGGTTGCCATTTCAGCAACCATCCACCGAAGACCCTGAAATTTCGATATAGTCTGCCCGAACTGTTCACGTTGGGTTGCATATTTTACTGCTGCATCAAGCGCTGCCTGGGCAACACCGACTGATTGGGCCGCAATTCCAATTCTGCCACCATCTAAAGCCGACATTGCTATTTTAAAGCCATCGCCTTCATTACCAAGAAGATCACTCTTATGTACCCGGCAATCTTCAAATATGAGATCACAGGTATCGGAACCGCGAAGCCCCATTTTATCTTCCATTTTGCCGACCAATAATCCAGGAGTATTCTTGGCCACAATAAATGCACTTATGCCCTTGTGCTTTTTTGCCGGATCAGTGTTTGCGGTAACTATTGTAAGTCCTGCATTTTTACCGGTTGTTATAAACCGTTTGGTACCATTTAATATATAATAATCACCTTTTTTTACCGCCGATGTTTTCTGGCTTACCGGATCGGAGCCTGCCTGTGGCTCCGTCATGGCAAAAGCACCTATCATTTTTCCTGATGCAAGAGATTTTAAATACCTTATCTTCTGGTCATCCGTACCATAACGCAAAATACTTTCGCATACTATGGAATTATGAACAGACATCACAACCGCAGTTGAAGCACACGAGTATGCAATTTCCGAAAGCGCAAGAA from the Pseudomonadota bacterium genome contains:
- a CDS encoding acyl-CoA dehydrogenase, which gives rise to MPFFLTDEQLMIRDMVREFSRKFVAATAMERDLSKEFPAENFEKMAELGLMGMMIPAEFGGSGTDTISYVLALSEIAYSCASTAVVMSVHNSIVCESILRYGTDDQKIRYLKSLASGKMIGAFAMTEPQAGSDPVSQKTSAVKKGDYYILNGTKRFITTGKNAGLTIVTANTDPAKKHKGISAFIVAKNTPGLLVGKMEDKMGLRGSDTCDLIFEDCRVHKSDLLGNEGDGFKIAMSALDGGRIGIAAQSVGVAQAALDAAVKYATQREQFGQTISKFQGLRWMVAEMATEVEAARQLMYSAAAIKDKGENYTLQASMAKLFASEMVNRVTAKALQMHGGYGFIKEYPVERFYRDARVFTIYEGTSEIQKVVISNHIFNDKRKM